The following are encoded in a window of Bradyrhizobium guangdongense genomic DNA:
- a CDS encoding ABC transporter substrate-binding protein translates to MRRREFLGGLGSVSLLGPRSAAAEGGRTFHLGTLTPISPITETSPGGKILIKVLGERGFKLGQNLTFEARGAQGDVAKLPALIGELKTKNIDAVVIVGYPTAMAAKAAGIATVAASGIGDPVETKLIESLAHPGGQITGISDVAATLSAKRLSLLKDMSPKLSKVAMLWNKDDLGMTTRYQASAKAAQELGLTVQALGVREPDDFDEAFSVMNGDLPDGILMVADALTILNRKRVFEFAAVRKLPAIYENADLARDGGLMSYGADVPESFERAAALVARIFNGASPGDLPFELPTRYPLVINLKTAKAAGFEIPPTLLALADEVIE, encoded by the coding sequence ATGAGGCGGCGTGAATTCCTGGGAGGGCTCGGTAGTGTGTCGCTGTTGGGACCGCGCTCCGCTGCGGCTGAGGGCGGCCGAACGTTTCATCTGGGCACACTGACCCCGATCTCGCCAATTACCGAAACCAGTCCGGGCGGCAAGATCCTGATCAAGGTGCTCGGCGAGCGTGGTTTCAAGCTTGGCCAGAACTTGACTTTTGAGGCGCGCGGCGCCCAGGGCGATGTCGCCAAGCTTCCCGCACTGATCGGTGAGCTGAAGACCAAAAACATCGATGCAGTCGTGATCGTGGGCTACCCGACGGCCATGGCGGCGAAGGCGGCTGGCATTGCGACGGTGGCGGCAAGCGGCATCGGTGATCCCGTCGAAACCAAGCTGATAGAAAGCCTGGCGCATCCAGGCGGCCAGATCACGGGGATTTCGGATGTCGCGGCAACGCTCAGCGCGAAGCGGCTGTCGCTGCTCAAGGACATGTCGCCGAAACTATCCAAGGTCGCAATGCTCTGGAACAAGGACGACCTCGGCATGACCACGCGCTATCAGGCCTCGGCGAAGGCGGCCCAGGAGCTCGGGTTGACCGTGCAGGCGCTCGGCGTCCGCGAGCCTGACGACTTCGACGAGGCGTTCTCCGTGATGAACGGCGATCTCCCGGACGGCATCCTGATGGTGGCCGACGCGCTCACCATTCTCAACCGCAAGCGGGTGTTCGAGTTCGCCGCCGTCCGAAAGCTGCCGGCGATCTACGAAAATGCCGACCTTGCCCGCGACGGCGGACTGATGTCTTACGGAGCGGATGTGCCGGAATCCTTCGAGCGGGCTGCAGCGCTCGTCGCCCGCATTTTCAACGGGGCCAGCCCCGGCGATCTGCCGTTCGAGCTGCCGACCCGCTATCCCCTGGTGATCAATCTCAAGACCGCCAAGGCAGCCGGATTTGAAATTCCGCCGACCTTGCTGGCCCTTGCCGACGAGGTCATCGAGTAA